From Microcoleus sp. FACHB-831, one genomic window encodes:
- the hypB gene encoding hydrogenase nickel incorporation protein HypB: protein MHQTFDAALGINLLHANQEGADHNRAHFDRWGITCFNVMSSPGAGKTALLERTLAVLTNEYKIAVIEGDMTTELDADRLRKYNVPVIAINTGRSCHLDSKMVAGGIHRLAHEYNPAEFDFVLVENVGNLVCPAEFEVGEHAKVALLSLTEGEDKPLKYPVMFQEADCLLITKMDLAPHLDVDVNQIVENVRQMNPHVAIIPVSTKTGEGLDAWFDWLRSQINQSPTAQHQLSTVH, encoded by the coding sequence ATGCATCAAACGTTTGACGCTGCTTTAGGAATTAACTTGCTCCATGCTAATCAGGAAGGAGCAGACCACAACCGCGCCCATTTTGATCGATGGGGCATCACTTGCTTCAACGTTATGAGCAGCCCCGGTGCAGGTAAAACTGCATTGCTAGAAAGAACCCTAGCCGTCCTCACAAACGAATACAAAATTGCAGTAATTGAGGGCGACATGACTACGGAACTGGATGCGGATCGCCTCCGCAAATACAACGTTCCGGTGATTGCGATTAATACAGGTCGTTCTTGCCATTTGGACTCCAAAATGGTTGCGGGTGGGATTCATCGCTTAGCCCATGAATACAACCCTGCGGAATTTGATTTTGTACTTGTAGAAAACGTTGGCAATCTAGTTTGTCCGGCTGAATTTGAAGTGGGCGAACACGCTAAAGTTGCCTTGTTGAGTTTGACAGAGGGCGAAGACAAGCCCTTGAAATATCCGGTAATGTTTCAAGAAGCGGATTGCTTGTTGATTACCAAGATGGATTTAGCACCCCATCTGGATGTTGACGTGAATCAAATTGTGGAAAACGTCCGACAGATGAATCCTCACGTAGCCATTATTCCTGTATCTACCAAGACAGGAGAAGGGTTAGATGCTTGGTTTGATTGGTTACGCTCTCAGATTAATCAGTCGCCCACTGCTCAACATCAACTATCCACTGTTCATTGA
- a CDS encoding RES family NAD+ phosphorylase has protein sequence MNPEHHPEPPADLGKRSLPIVTLSKPWFRIHQTKYSPLYFGFTGENRFTAPDKEYGVLYMGDDEECCFIETFGQSTGINTITASALNKVCISRIESMRSLKFVDLTGAGLAHLGADARLTTEVPHDVARRWALALWQHPDSPDGIYYRARHDPSRFAAAIYDRAGNALQSVIVANLSSAAYAKKLGAILDNYKFGLLPD, from the coding sequence GTGAACCCGGAACATCATCCCGAACCACCAGCGGATCTAGGAAAGCGATCGCTGCCAATTGTAACTCTGAGCAAGCCTTGGTTTCGCATTCATCAAACCAAATACAGTCCCCTTTACTTCGGATTTACAGGGGAAAATCGCTTCACTGCTCCAGATAAAGAATACGGCGTTTTATATATGGGAGATGACGAAGAATGCTGTTTTATTGAAACATTCGGTCAATCTACTGGCATTAATACAATTACAGCCAGCGCACTCAACAAAGTCTGCATTTCGCGAATAGAATCAATGCGATCGCTCAAATTTGTAGATTTAACAGGAGCGGGACTTGCTCACCTTGGTGCTGATGCACGACTAACTACAGAAGTACCCCATGATGTTGCGCGACGATGGGCACTAGCGCTGTGGCAACATCCCGACTCACCTGATGGTATTTATTATCGGGCGCGACATGACCCTTCAAGGTTTGCCGCAGCTATTTACGATCGCGCTGGCAATGCTTTGCAGTCTGTTATAGTAGCCAACTTGTCCAGTGCTGCGTATGCTAAAAAACTTGGCGCAATTCTCGATAATTATAAGTTTGGTCTTTTACCCGATTAA
- a CDS encoding sodium:proton antiporter has protein sequence MEASFELTLQMVMAVIAGITAQVLAEFLKVPSIVFLLLFGILLGSDGIRLLHPHMLGSGLEVIVALTVAVILFEGGLNLELRDLGRVSGSLRNLVTLGTLITLIGGGMAAHWLGEFPWPIAFLYASLVVVTGPTVISPLLKQVKVDRQVATLLEGEGVLIDPVGAILAVVVLDTILNVDTDPIEAFIGLILRLGIGGGIGAFGGWLLGWILKEAKFLSEDLKNLVVLAGLWGMFGLAQTIRSEAGLMSTVVAGIVMKASSVPDERLLRRFKGQLTILGVSVLFVLLAADLSMASVVALGWGSFYTVLALMFIVRPINIWLCTLNSGMNWRQKLFLCWIAPRGIVSASVASLFAILLTQRGINGGDSIKALVFLTIMMTVFLQGLTARWVASWLQITSHEATGAVIIGCNPLSLLIARLIQEKGESVVLIDTDPEACRKAEEENLRVFLSSGLDTEVLEEAGLDSMGTFLAMTSNGEVNVVLAQRAAEEFRPPRVLAVFPRDPQASTLPTNSKVNQAFIPDLPIKTWNQYLSEGQVKLGKTALREDGFAFQQAHLQALIRSGELVPLLVERDERLQVMPATEEWLVGDRIIYVLHDPRPNLLKRLSGASPSSPLTLEKLPEVEEVPISFVAVANHQELKEPQAEATEA, from the coding sequence ATGGAAGCATCTTTTGAACTAACCTTGCAGATGGTCATGGCCGTCATCGCAGGCATAACTGCCCAAGTGTTGGCCGAATTCCTCAAAGTGCCCAGCATCGTCTTTCTGCTGCTGTTTGGCATCCTGCTTGGTTCAGATGGCATTCGCCTGCTACACCCCCATATGTTGGGGAGCGGTCTCGAAGTCATTGTGGCGCTGACAGTGGCAGTAATCTTATTCGAGGGTGGACTAAACCTAGAACTGCGAGACTTGGGTCGCGTATCCGGTAGCCTCCGCAACCTCGTCACGCTTGGCACCCTCATCACCCTGATTGGCGGCGGGATGGCAGCGCACTGGTTGGGCGAATTTCCTTGGCCCATTGCCTTTCTCTACGCTTCCCTAGTAGTTGTAACGGGGCCAACAGTCATCAGCCCCCTGCTGAAGCAGGTAAAAGTAGATAGGCAAGTCGCCACCCTATTAGAAGGCGAAGGTGTCTTAATCGACCCAGTGGGCGCTATCCTAGCCGTTGTCGTGCTAGACACCATTTTGAACGTGGATACCGACCCGATAGAAGCTTTTATTGGTCTTATCTTGCGTCTCGGCATTGGCGGCGGTATCGGTGCTTTTGGTGGCTGGTTGCTGGGATGGATTCTCAAAGAGGCCAAATTTCTATCAGAAGACCTGAAAAACTTGGTAGTTCTAGCAGGTTTGTGGGGGATGTTTGGTTTGGCGCAAACTATCCGCAGCGAGGCGGGGTTGATGTCAACCGTCGTCGCCGGAATTGTGATGAAAGCCTCCTCGGTTCCCGATGAGCGATTATTGCGTCGCTTTAAGGGACAATTAACAATTCTAGGCGTGTCGGTCTTGTTCGTGCTGCTAGCTGCCGACTTGTCGATGGCCAGCGTTGTTGCTTTGGGGTGGGGCAGCTTTTATACGGTACTAGCGCTAATGTTTATCGTGCGCCCGATTAACATCTGGCTGTGTACTTTAAATAGCGGGATGAACTGGCGGCAAAAGTTATTTTTATGCTGGATTGCTCCTAGAGGGATAGTCTCGGCCTCTGTTGCTTCCTTGTTTGCCATTTTGCTGACCCAAAGGGGAATCAACGGCGGCGACTCTATCAAGGCTTTGGTCTTCCTCACCATAATGATGACAGTGTTTTTGCAAGGGCTGACGGCGCGCTGGGTGGCTAGCTGGCTGCAAATCACTTCTCATGAAGCAACTGGCGCAGTAATTATCGGTTGCAATCCCCTCAGCCTTCTGATTGCTCGTTTGATTCAGGAAAAGGGCGAATCCGTAGTGCTGATCGATACAGACCCGGAGGCTTGCCGCAAAGCTGAAGAGGAAAATCTGCGCGTGTTTTTAAGTAGCGGTTTGGATACTGAAGTTCTGGAAGAAGCTGGACTCGACTCGATGGGGACTTTCCTGGCGATGACGAGTAATGGTGAGGTGAATGTAGTTCTGGCGCAACGAGCAGCAGAGGAGTTTCGCCCGCCTCGCGTTTTGGCAGTATTTCCACGCGATCCACAGGCTAGTACGCTGCCTACCAATTCTAAGGTTAATCAAGCTTTTATTCCTGACTTGCCGATTAAGACTTGGAACCAGTATCTCAGCGAAGGGCAGGTGAAGTTGGGAAAAACGGCGCTGAGAGAGGATGGTTTTGCTTTTCAACAGGCTCATCTGCAAGCATTAATTCGTTCTGGTGAGTTAGTACCACTTTTGGTGGAACGGGATGAACGGCTTCAGGTGATGCCAGCGACAGAGGAGTGGCTAGTGGGCGATCGCATTATTTATGTGTTGCACGATCCTCGACCGAATCTGCTGAAGCGTTTGTCGGGTGCGAGTCCCTCTTCTCCTCTGACGCTGGAAAAGTTGCCCGAAGTTGAGGAAGTACCAATTTCTTTTGTAGCTGTAGCGAACCACCAAGAATTAAAGGAACCTCAAGCGGAAGCTACAGAAGCCTGA
- a CDS encoding ABC transporter permease, translated as MSQNPDSIRDYIQHKKLNSTVFWRLAEDIPKPLSTVLMATSIALPVLLWWLATTFGNIDPQFLPSPGKVLEAFGRLWSTRELLKDTVASLWRVGVGFIFAAAFSIPVGVLMGSFASIRALLEPLFGLMRYMPAPAFIPLLILYLGIGEEPKITLIFIGVFFFNSLMVMDTVKFVSKDLIEATYILGGDRNQALLQVIFPHVLPGILDACRINLAAAWQLVIVSELIAANEGLGRRISIAGRFLRTDEIFVGLIVIGVIGLAFDLIFQYFLRVSCKWASQQR; from the coding sequence ATGAGTCAAAACCCTGATTCGATTCGAGATTACATCCAGCATAAAAAACTTAATTCAACGGTTTTTTGGCGACTTGCTGAAGACATTCCCAAACCCCTCAGCACAGTATTAATGGCTACATCTATTGCCCTTCCAGTGCTGTTATGGTGGTTGGCGACAACATTTGGAAACATAGACCCTCAGTTTTTGCCTTCACCGGGTAAAGTACTTGAGGCATTTGGCAGGTTGTGGAGTACTCGCGAACTCCTCAAAGATACCGTCGCAAGTTTGTGGCGCGTTGGCGTAGGGTTTATATTTGCAGCAGCTTTTTCTATCCCAGTTGGGGTTTTGATGGGCAGTTTTGCTAGCATCCGCGCCTTGCTAGAACCGCTTTTTGGGTTAATGCGCTATATGCCTGCGCCTGCATTCATTCCTTTGTTAATTTTATATTTGGGCATAGGAGAGGAACCCAAAATTACCCTCATCTTCATCGGGGTATTTTTCTTTAACTCCCTGATGGTGATGGATACGGTGAAATTCGTATCAAAAGACTTGATTGAAGCAACCTACATTTTAGGAGGCGATCGCAACCAAGCGCTACTACAGGTTATTTTTCCCCACGTTTTGCCTGGAATTCTTGATGCTTGCCGTATCAACTTAGCAGCAGCATGGCAATTAGTAATTGTTTCAGAATTGATTGCTGCAAATGAAGGTTTAGGCCGCAGAATTAGCATAGCAGGTAGGTTTTTAAGGACTGATGAGATTTTTGTTGGATTAATTGTAATTGGTGTAATTGGGCTGGCATTCGATCTAATATTTCAATATTTCCTACGTGTTTCGTGCAAATGGGCAAGTCAACAACGATAG
- a CDS encoding DUF3370 domain-containing protein, giving the protein MPTVQLKHKLVAPLAILIGLASSIAGCGPFPGGYTENAFRGESRDRERDSAVIAQAVPLPAPQEIFQSQEVRPLPGKLDSVPMFNSNSPEWVKTEGILLSTFPPTGKKVPTAHLNFPFQGRFDLFIHHQTINPKDLQTFYLGVILHNPSKQPVTVDVLQAATYLTADAPYIKLPPYVENPENTSYAGPGDRAVHDVLKGKRQADFPAKLVIPPGKSRMLMNLPTPVRNLEKPQNGRSALIRVRSSGKIYAASMTMFAKKNAAGNDRPPTLEEWQALLDTGSLSGPRDKAPTVPGASGQLIYGRVAGVADGSLWKAQLTDRPAAKDFTIPQQGKAVSYGISTLRGGQLGTAQVQTAKMLVRYPDTAYESHGNYAVEYNLSLPLYNPTKQSQTVALTLETPLKEDKLTKQGLRFRKPALDFPYFRGSVRLRYKDDQGAEKTRYVHLWHKTGQVLEPLVSLVIPPASRRSVQVDFIYPPDSTPPQVFTVRTLNSANSNSSQ; this is encoded by the coding sequence ATGCCAACTGTTCAGCTTAAACATAAATTGGTTGCCCCTCTTGCCATCCTAATTGGATTAGCAAGTAGCATTGCTGGATGTGGGCCTTTTCCAGGAGGTTACACAGAAAACGCATTTCGTGGAGAAAGCCGCGATCGCGAACGAGATTCAGCAGTTATTGCTCAAGCGGTTCCTTTACCAGCACCCCAGGAAATTTTTCAATCCCAGGAAGTGCGACCTTTACCTGGCAAGCTGGACAGCGTGCCTATGTTCAACAGCAATAGTCCAGAATGGGTGAAAACAGAGGGAATTTTGCTCTCTACCTTTCCCCCAACTGGGAAAAAAGTCCCAACAGCTCACCTAAATTTTCCTTTTCAGGGGCGATTTGACTTATTTATTCACCACCAAACAATCAATCCCAAGGATTTGCAAACCTTCTATCTGGGGGTAATTCTGCACAATCCCAGCAAACAACCAGTTACGGTAGATGTGTTGCAAGCAGCGACTTATTTAACTGCTGATGCACCTTATATAAAATTGCCCCCTTATGTAGAAAATCCAGAAAATACCAGTTATGCTGGCCCAGGCGATCGCGCCGTCCATGACGTACTTAAAGGAAAAAGACAAGCTGATTTTCCGGCAAAACTGGTGATTCCCCCAGGTAAAAGCCGGATGTTGATGAATCTTCCCACACCAGTCAGAAATCTAGAAAAACCCCAGAATGGTCGCTCTGCCTTAATTCGGGTGCGTAGTAGCGGCAAAATTTATGCAGCTAGTATGACCATGTTTGCTAAGAAAAATGCTGCTGGTAATGACCGACCGCCCACCCTCGAAGAATGGCAAGCTTTACTAGATACAGGCAGTTTATCAGGCCCGCGTGATAAAGCCCCTACCGTTCCTGGAGCATCCGGTCAACTAATTTACGGTCGCGTTGCTGGAGTCGCCGACGGTTCTCTATGGAAGGCGCAGTTAACCGACCGTCCTGCTGCAAAGGATTTCACTATTCCTCAGCAAGGCAAAGCAGTTTCCTACGGCATCAGTACCCTCCGAGGCGGACAGTTGGGCACTGCTCAAGTGCAAACGGCAAAGATGCTAGTGCGCTATCCCGATACAGCCTACGAATCTCACGGTAACTATGCTGTAGAGTACAACCTCAGCTTGCCCCTCTACAATCCTACGAAACAAAGCCAGACTGTTGCTTTAACCCTGGAAACACCTTTAAAGGAAGACAAGTTAACTAAACAAGGGTTGCGTTTCCGCAAACCAGCGCTCGATTTTCCTTATTTCCGAGGTAGCGTCCGCCTGCGTTACAAAGATGACCAAGGTGCGGAAAAGACTCGCTACGTGCATTTGTGGCACAAAACTGGTCAGGTTTTGGAACCATTAGTGTCGCTCGTGATACCACCTGCAAGCCGCAGGTCGGTGCAGGTAGACTTTATTTATCCTCCAGATTCTACGCCGCCGCAAGTTTTTACTGTTAGAACTTTGAACAGTGCCAATTCTAATTCTTCTCAGTGA
- a CDS encoding aliphatic sulfonate ABC transporter substrate-binding protein produces MKVRSPLSFCILFLAGLIFVVGCVNPATYIKTTTEIESNTKVTASSVRLGFSAWPGWFPWQVAQEQGIFQANKVPVDLKWFDGYLESISTLTAGQIDANSQTLGDTVSSLSGGADQVIVLVNDNSTGNDKVIVREGINSIADLKGKKVAAEEGTVDHFLLLLGLKKAGLQRQDIKFIPLETGKSAAAFVAGQVDATAVFAPFTTQALKRQGSKELFSSKDFPGAISDHLVFTRKFVQEHPDRVQALVDSWFVTLDYMKANLNKAYEIMAKRAGVPVSEYKDYADGTKIFTVEENLKAFQVGNDLGSLQFAAQEMNKFLTEVGLAKSQSDISKLFDDRFVKAYAEKIKTSSPISP; encoded by the coding sequence ATGAAAGTGCGATCGCCCCTATCCTTCTGCATCCTTTTTCTAGCTGGATTAATTTTTGTTGTAGGTTGCGTTAATCCTGCAACGTATATCAAAACAACGACTGAAATCGAGTCCAATACCAAAGTAACTGCTAGTTCAGTCCGTCTAGGATTCAGCGCGTGGCCCGGTTGGTTTCCTTGGCAAGTAGCGCAAGAACAAGGAATTTTTCAGGCAAATAAAGTCCCCGTAGACCTCAAGTGGTTCGACGGATACCTCGAATCTATCAGCACCCTAACTGCGGGACAAATAGATGCCAACAGTCAAACGCTGGGAGATACAGTTAGCTCCCTATCGGGTGGCGCAGATCAAGTCATTGTACTGGTAAATGACAACTCCACTGGTAACGATAAAGTTATCGTCCGGGAGGGTATTAACTCAATCGCTGACCTAAAAGGCAAAAAAGTAGCCGCAGAGGAAGGCACGGTAGATCATTTTCTGCTACTGCTAGGACTGAAGAAAGCAGGTTTACAGAGGCAAGATATAAAATTTATACCTTTAGAAACAGGCAAATCCGCCGCAGCATTTGTAGCAGGACAAGTCGATGCGACGGCGGTATTTGCCCCCTTCACCACTCAGGCATTGAAGCGTCAAGGTAGTAAAGAATTATTCAGTTCCAAAGACTTTCCCGGAGCAATTTCCGATCATCTAGTATTCACGCGCAAATTTGTGCAGGAACATCCCGACCGCGTGCAGGCATTAGTTGATTCCTGGTTTGTCACTTTGGACTACATGAAGGCAAATCTAAACAAAGCCTATGAAATTATGGCTAAACGAGCAGGGGTTCCTGTTAGTGAATACAAAGATTATGCTGATGGCACTAAGATTTTCACGGTAGAGGAAAACCTAAAAGCTTTCCAAGTAGGTAACGATTTGGGTTCGCTACAATTTGCAGCTCAGGAAATGAACAAGTTTCTTACAGAAGTGGGTCTAGCAAAAAGTCAATCTGACATTAGCAAATTATTTGACGATCGCTTTGTCAAAGCCTACGCAGAAAAGATTAAAACATCATCACCGATTAGCCCGTAA
- the hypA gene encoding hydrogenase maturation nickel metallochaperone HypA, protein MHETDMTKALIVTVRNWWEAQPEQPKISHIHLIVGQFTCVEPVSLQFAFEVQTRNTFLEGATLVIREIPLIAFCHPCQQEYRPEIGIQYACPSCRAPMEDIRSGRELKIDRIEYCSDSAETYASNV, encoded by the coding sequence ATGCACGAAACCGACATGACAAAGGCGTTAATTGTGACTGTGCGAAATTGGTGGGAAGCGCAACCAGAGCAACCCAAAATTTCCCACATTCATCTCATAGTCGGCCAGTTCACCTGTGTCGAACCTGTGAGTTTACAATTCGCCTTTGAAGTCCAGACCCGCAACACTTTCTTAGAAGGAGCAACCTTAGTAATTAGGGAAATTCCTTTAATTGCTTTTTGCCATCCTTGTCAGCAAGAATATCGTCCTGAAATTGGCATTCAATACGCTTGTCCAAGCTGTCGAGCGCCAATGGAAGATATTCGCTCTGGGCGAGAGCTAAAAATTGACCGAATTGAATATTGTTCTGACTCTGCCGAAACATATGCATCAAACGTTTGA
- a CDS encoding ABC transporter ATP-binding protein, with protein sequence MYLQINNLHKQFETKNGKLVVLKDINMTIKQGEFICAVGASGSGKSTLLRQIAGLDKPTSGEVRVDGVCVTAPGPDRGMVFQHYTLFPWMSVQENTEFGLKLQGVPKKIRREQASYYLSVVGLANFAKALPKELSGGMKQRVAIARALVSEPKVLLMDEPFGALDVHTKESMHEFMLDLWQRTKITVFMITHDVEEAVFLSNRIYALGARPGTVRKEITIKLPERTQTVKRHSKFHDYRDELMDLMRKHGQEALAVA encoded by the coding sequence ATGTATCTGCAAATCAACAACCTGCACAAGCAATTTGAGACAAAAAATGGAAAATTAGTTGTCCTCAAAGACATTAACATGACCATTAAACAGGGGGAATTTATCTGCGCTGTGGGAGCATCGGGGTCGGGCAAATCTACCCTGCTGCGACAAATTGCCGGACTTGATAAGCCCACCTCTGGGGAAGTCAGAGTTGATGGAGTGTGCGTCACTGCACCGGGGCCAGACCGAGGTATGGTGTTTCAGCACTATACGCTTTTCCCCTGGATGAGCGTGCAAGAAAATACCGAGTTTGGACTCAAGCTTCAGGGCGTACCGAAGAAGATAAGACGCGAACAAGCTAGCTATTACCTTAGCGTCGTAGGGTTGGCTAACTTTGCCAAGGCATTGCCGAAGGAGCTATCGGGTGGGATGAAGCAACGGGTGGCGATCGCGCGTGCCCTTGTCTCAGAACCTAAAGTTTTGCTGATGGATGAACCCTTCGGTGCATTGGACGTTCACACCAAAGAGTCGATGCACGAATTTATGTTAGACCTGTGGCAACGCACTAAGATCACAGTCTTTATGATTACCCACGATGTAGAAGAAGCCGTCTTCCTTTCTAACCGAATTTATGCTCTGGGTGCGCGTCCTGGTACTGTGCGAAAAGAAATAACAATTAAGCTACCCGAACGCACCCAAACGGTTAAACGTCACTCTAAATTCCACGACTATCGCGACGAACTTATGGATCTGATGCGGAAACACGGACAGGAAGCATTAGCAGTTGCTTAA
- a CDS encoding cytochrome b N-terminal domain-containing protein: MKSEKYEFIFRRLATILATAIVTLSLTAAVTGILLAYYYEPSAGGAYDSLQTIDTEVSNGWLIHTVHNLAGNGLIGVSLIEIVVMFLGRKYQPSWLTAWISGILLTLSAIALGWTAMILDWSQLGYWRLSIELQTIEAIPFIGPQLRAILTGGGAIGTETVEHFYTIHSYVLSIGAIAIAIIHLAAIILQEIEQKRLQMKLEANSLVTESENGETPLEPTPLSLTGGTSKK, from the coding sequence ATGAAAAGCGAGAAATATGAATTCATCTTCCGACGTTTGGCTACGATTTTAGCCACAGCTATTGTAACGTTGAGTCTGACAGCGGCGGTCACTGGTATTTTGCTGGCTTACTACTACGAACCATCAGCTGGCGGTGCTTATGACTCGCTACAAACAATAGACACAGAAGTTTCCAATGGCTGGTTAATTCACACCGTACACAATTTAGCTGGGAATGGACTAATTGGAGTTTCGCTAATAGAAATTGTAGTGATGTTTTTGGGTAGGAAGTATCAGCCTAGCTGGTTGACTGCATGGATTAGCGGGATATTGTTAACGCTTAGTGCGATCGCGCTAGGTTGGACAGCCATGATTTTAGACTGGAGTCAGTTGGGTTACTGGCGTCTTAGTATTGAGTTGCAAACCATCGAGGCGATTCCTTTCATTGGCCCGCAACTGCGAGCTATCCTGACAGGCGGCGGTGCAATTGGTACAGAGACAGTCGAACACTTTTACACCATACACAGCTACGTGCTATCAATAGGAGCGATCGCGATCGCTATTATCCATTTGGCAGCGATAATTTTACAAGAAATAGAGCAAAAGCGCCTTCAAATGAAATTAGAGGCCAATAGCTTAGTAACAGAATCCGAAAATGGAGAAACTCCGTTAGAGCCTACACCATTAAGCTTAACTGGCGGCACTTCCAAGAAATAA
- a CDS encoding NAD(P)-binding domain-containing protein, protein MSNTKKMNIGILGTGHIGKTLARKLAEAGHDVKVANSRGPETIEADVLAYGARAVSTAQAVEDVDAVILSIPLNRIPTIAPLIANLPAETVVIDTSNYYPHRDDKIDAIKAGQVESLWVAQQLGRPIAKAWNAIGSGSFATKGKPAGSPDRIALPVAADRENDRSVAMALVEDTGLDAFDAGTLADSWRQQPGTPCYCTDLTREQMAAALASADASRSPKRRDLAVAVMQERLGDATTNPDADFGVRLSRAIYM, encoded by the coding sequence ATGAGTAACACGAAGAAAATGAACATCGGGATCTTGGGTACTGGTCATATCGGGAAGACTTTGGCACGCAAACTGGCTGAGGCCGGACACGACGTGAAGGTGGCCAACTCTCGCGGCCCAGAGACGATCGAGGCCGATGTGCTGGCTTATGGCGCACGCGCGGTCTCGACGGCCCAAGCGGTGGAGGACGTTGACGCGGTGATCCTCTCGATCCCTCTCAACCGCATTCCCACAATCGCGCCGCTAATCGCTAACCTACCAGCCGAGACAGTCGTCATCGACACGTCCAATTACTATCCCCACCGCGACGACAAGATCGATGCCATCAAGGCCGGGCAGGTTGAGAGCCTTTGGGTAGCCCAACAGCTAGGCCGGCCAATCGCCAAGGCGTGGAACGCGATCGGGTCCGGCTCCTTCGCCACTAAGGGCAAGCCTGCTGGAAGTCCTGACCGTATTGCCCTCCCTGTGGCTGCTGACCGCGAGAACGATCGCTCCGTGGCGATGGCGCTCGTCGAAGACACCGGGCTTGATGCTTTCGACGCCGGCACGCTCGCCGATTCGTGGCGTCAGCAACCAGGCACGCCCTGCTACTGCACCGATCTCACGCGCGAACAGATGGCGGCAGCGCTGGCATCTGCCGACGCATCACGATCGCCAAAGCGCCGGGACTTAGCAGTTGCAGTGATGCAAGAGCGGCTTGGTGACGCCACGACAAATCCGGATGCCGATTTCGGGGTTCGTCTGAGCCGTGCGATTTATATGTAA
- a CDS encoding MarR family winged helix-turn-helix transcriptional regulator, whose translation MDNNSNINQRRQVGRQLSFALYSASNRVIRLHRPFLEPLGLTYPQFLVMLALYEGTPRTVGEVGQELGMDNGTLTPLLKRLESAGLVTRTRDLLDERRVLIDLTEAGEALREAACSIPEKIETACRLSDEDVAELRDTLNGLGHPRSANAPDWITE comes from the coding sequence ATGGATAACAACTCGAACATCAACCAACGGCGACAGGTGGGGAGGCAGCTTTCGTTTGCCCTCTATAGTGCGTCGAACCGCGTCATTCGGCTTCATCGGCCCTTTCTTGAGCCTTTGGGCCTGACCTATCCTCAGTTTCTGGTCATGCTCGCTCTCTACGAGGGCACCCCGCGCACTGTTGGGGAAGTAGGGCAAGAACTCGGTATGGATAACGGAACCTTGACGCCCCTCTTAAAGCGCCTTGAGAGCGCGGGGTTGGTGACGCGCACTCGTGACCTGCTGGACGAACGCCGCGTTCTTATCGATCTGACAGAAGCGGGCGAGGCACTTCGCGAGGCAGCGTGCTCGATCCCTGAAAAGATCGAGACGGCCTGCCGTCTCTCCGATGAAGACGTTGCCGAGCTTCGCGACACCTTGAACGGGCTAGGTCATCCCCGTTCAGCCAACGCCCCCGACTGGATTACCGAATGA
- a CDS encoding nitroreductase: MTTFLGFTMSNTTPVTSSTIELANGPSQTLSFKETVRERHSVRSFLPTPVPDAVLRSVLEDAQRTPSNCNTQPWQVHIVSGATRDALSKALLADDEAGRMTPDFSFSTADFCGVYSERSKAQGAAYYQAIGVPREATEDRRLASRYNLEFFGAPHAALLFMPSFGDDVRVAGDIGMYAQTLLLSLTAHGLGGIPQTMLGFYADTIRELLGIDPSLKMLFGISFGYPDKAATANRYRIDKAPIEESVTFHN, from the coding sequence ATGACCACCTTTTTGGGATTCACCATGTCAAATACAACACCTGTAACAAGCAGCACCATCGAATTAGCAAACGGGCCGTCGCAAACATTGTCTTTTAAAGAGACTGTGCGTGAGCGTCATTCTGTCCGGAGTTTCCTGCCAACCCCTGTCCCCGACGCTGTGCTCCGCTCGGTTCTGGAAGACGCACAACGCACACCCTCGAACTGCAACACCCAGCCCTGGCAGGTTCACATCGTCTCCGGCGCGACACGCGACGCGCTCAGCAAGGCTCTCCTTGCGGACGACGAGGCTGGTCGGATGACACCGGACTTCAGCTTCTCCACCGCCGATTTTTGCGGCGTCTACAGCGAGCGCTCAAAGGCGCAAGGGGCGGCCTACTATCAGGCGATTGGCGTCCCGCGCGAGGCGACCGAAGATCGCCGGCTCGCATCGCGATACAATCTGGAATTTTTTGGTGCGCCGCACGCCGCGTTGCTCTTCATGCCTTCCTTTGGCGACGATGTGCGAGTGGCTGGCGACATCGGAATGTACGCTCAGACGTTGTTGCTGTCGCTGACGGCGCACGGACTTGGCGGCATACCGCAGACGATGCTCGGCTTCTACGCCGACACGATCCGCGAGCTGTTGGGCATCGATCCGTCCCTGAAGATGCTGTTCGGTATCTCGTTCGGCTATCCCGACAAGGCGGCCACCGCCAATCGCTACCGGATCGACAAGGCCCCTATCGAAGAAAGCGTGACTTTCCACAATTAA